ACAATTTCATCTTCAAAGAGTCTCACATGCGTCATTTGAGGATGATCGATCGGAAATGCGGTGATCACCAGGTCAAAGGCATCGGATTTCAGGTCGCGAATAAAAGTGTGAGAGTTGTTGAGCACAAGTTCCACGTGAGGATACATATTGTTAAATTTGCGCATAACACCGGGGAGCCACTGAAAACTTAACACGCAATGAACCCCGACGCGTATCGTGCCGGTTTCGCCATGCACGGCCTTCGCAATATCGCGCTCCACTCGGTCAAGCTCTGTTAAGACTTTTTCAGCAGCTTGCCGCACCAGTTTGCCCATTCGGGTGACGATCATCTTTTTCCCGGTGCGTTCAAAAAGTACAGCCCCGAGACGATCTTCCAGTTCCCTCAACTGCTGGCTCAGAGCGGGTTGGGATACGTGGAACTTCTTAGCTGCACGCGTAAGATTTTCAGTCTCCGTAAGGGCTTTAATTAACCGGAGATGCCGTATCTCGAGAATACCCATCTTTCTCCACCATAAGAACAACTTATCGTTTTGATAAGATCAATATATTTTACTTATTTATTAGAGCAGCCTACGATACGTGTCAATTAGAGAAAGACTGGAAGTCAGGCGTCTATTATTTGAGTTGAAAACTTGACACGATAAAGGAAGAGAATAATGCCCACATCCACCATGCAGTTATTCATATCTGTGATACGCAACGCTCGCTCACATGGGATGAACCGTGCCATGATCGGGCATACCGTGGACCAGAAATTCCCACCAGTGCCCCGCGAAGCTATAGCAGAGTTCGCTCGGGCTACTCGCGACGAAAACCCGATCTACAATTCATTGCTGCCCCCGGTACCCCCTTTCTTCATAGGTAAGCTGGTCATTCCACTAGTAAAAGATATCTGGGCTCATCCGTCCCTCAAGATGAATCTCTTGAGGACAGTCCAAATCTTCCAATCAGTGACGTGGTTCGCGCCTATCCGGGAAGGGGACGAAGTGTCTGTCCAGGGATGCATAGAGAACATTTGCGCTGCACCAAAGGGTGAAATCATCGAAATATCCGGAACAGGCCGCGTTAAAGGTCAGATTGTCGTGCAAGGTAATATAGGATTTCTGGTTAAATCGAAGGTTCGGACTGAGGTTCACGGGAAATCAGATGAAAAAACAAGACCTGAAGCGTTTCGCCTCTTGCTTCCGACTGCAGAGGGCCAGCAACTCTTGTATGCTAAGGCCAGCGGGGACAACAATTTCATCCATACCAGTGGAGTCCTTGCCCGAATGGCCGGATTCCCGCGTACGATTATGCATGGAAACTGCACCCTGGCCATGATCTGTAACGCGCTCTCCAAACGAATGGTTGACAATGACATCGCACAATTGGCCTCATTAGCTTGTCATCTGGGAAAGCCAGTTTTTCCGGGGGAAACGCTTACTATTGTCGGTTACCGGCCGGAAAACGAGAATACGCTTCCCTTCGCGGTGTTCAACGCCAGGGGGAAGGCGGTAATTCATGACGGGATTTTCACTGTCAGATAGATGGAACTGGATCTCTTGTATAATACCACTTTATCGGCCACATCGAGTTCAACACCATGGAATGCGCGTTTGACATCACAACTTACGCAGCAGCGCAAGAAATTGTGATGATTCTCTTCTGCGCATTTCTAGTCTAGAATGACAAGACTGTTCGCCCTATACAGCGTGTGAGGTCTTCCCCTGATTCACATTCTCAACAGTGTCGTTCCGATATTTGCGCTCATTGCCCTGGGATGTCTCCTGAAGAGACTCTCAATGATAGATGACGCGTTTCTGCAGGTCTCGGACAGACTCGTCTATTTCATATTCTTCCCTGCGCTGCTTTTCTGGAAAATCGGAAAGCCTGCTCCTTCACTGGGTCTGGATGCAAATCTTGTGACTGTGACAACTGGCGCGGTGATTATCGTGTTCGTGCTGTCGCTAGTTTTCGTGTACGCAGCACGAGTGCCGGATCGGGATGTGGGAGCATTTTGTCAGGGGTGTTTTCGTTTCAACACGTATATAGGGATCGCAGTCATTCTGGCGGTTCTGGGGGAAAGCGCGGTGCGCGTTTTCGGCGTGCTCGTGGGCATTCTCATTCCACTTATCAACGTGATGGCAGTGTCGACGCTGATCTGGTTTTCCGGAGAATCATACTCATGGAGCGAGCGGCTGCGTATGCTGGTGATATCCATAATTTCCAATCCTCTGATCATAGCGTGCGCCCTGGGGATGGCGTACTCACAGTTACGTATGCCTTTTCCGGTCTTCATAGATAATACCCTGGCGTTCATGTCAATGCTGGCTTTGCCCATGGCTCTAATCTCAATCGGCGGATCGCTGACTCTGGCGAAACTCGGCGGGCACCTGCGTCTGGCGCTGGTTGCCACGGTATTCAAGTTCGTTGTGATGCCGGTTACCGGTTACCTGCTCATCAAATTGTTTAACGTCCCAGGAACTGCGGCGTGCATTGCCATGATCTATTTCGCCCTTCCAACTTCTCCGGCCAATTATATCCTCTCGCAGCAACTCCATAGCAACCCGGATCTGGCGGGTTCGGCGATAATTTTGTCGACAATACTCTCGATCGTCTCAATTTCAGTAGTCTTGCTGCTTTTTTGCTGAGGAAAAGTCTGGTGCCTCGCGATCCAGGTTAATTCAACCGATCTTTTCCAAAACGGTCTGGAGAGCTCTCACTGCCACCTCCGCACAATCGCGTTTATCTTCGGGGAGACCTCCGAGATAGTCTATCAGATCGCCTGCTTTGATTTCCGCGGCTTCTGAAATGGGAAGCCCCTCTGCCATACAGGTGATCGCGCTGACACAGGCCATGGTGGGACCACAACCGTCAGTTACGAAACCTACGCGGTTCACTTTCCCTTCGTAAACCAAGATGTATATGACAACGGTTTCCCCGCAGGAGCCCTCAATTGCGGCATAATAGTTGAACTCCTGCAGTTGCCCGTAGTTCCTGGGATGCAAGAAGAATTCTATCAATCTGGGGGAAAAGACTTTTGCAGCGTCCTGGAGTATCATGTCCTGGACTTCGTCGAATGCGTCGTCTGATGACATATTAGTTGATCCGATGCCGAGGTTTATGGAAAATATGTCCCTTGCGCTTTGTTATCCAACCCTATTCGGGCGCGCAAGCGACACGCTTTTCGAAGAATAACCATATCGCGCACGTAAATCAAAGCGGATACGATTCTGGAGGGAAGAACTTTCTATGACAATGAACAGGAGCCGACGGCTCATACTTGTGACGGGAGGTGCGGGATTTATCGGAAGCCACCTCGTTGAAGGCCTTTTGGAGAGGGGCGAAGCGGTCCGGGTGCTGGATAACCTGAGCACCGGGAAGCAGGAAAATCTCATGGGACTTGGGAACGGTCGATGGAATGCGCACCGTGATTTCGAGTTTATCCTTGGGGATATTCGAGACAGGAAGATCGTGCAGACTGCAATGAACGGTGTGGACGCAGTTTTCCACCAGGCCGCGCTCGGAAGCGTTCCCAGATCTGTTACCGATCCTGTGACCACCCAGGAAGTAAATGCCGATGGTACCTTGAATATTCTTCAGTCAGCCCGGGATGCTGGAGTCTCCCGAGTAGTGTATGCGTCCTCGTCTTCCGTGTATGGAAATAGTGAATTGCTGCCAAAAAGGGAAGGGGAGGAAGGCTTGACCCTGTCCCCCTACGCGCTCACAAAAAGGGTCAACGAAGAATACGGGCGATTATTCATGGGGCTTTATGCCTTCGAGACGATCGGTCTACGTTATTTTAACGTGTACGGACCCAGACAAGATCCCGAGTCTGAATACGCTGCAGTTATTCCCCGCTTTGTCACTGCATTACTCAAGAAAAGTGAGCCGATCATATATGGAACCGGGCTTCAGAGCAGAGATTTTACCTTTGTGAAGGACGTGGTACGTGCCAATATTCTGGCATTGGAAGCGCCTCCCTTCGCATGCGGGAGATCCTTCAACATAGGGTGTGGAACTCAGGCGACTCTCCTTGAACTACTTTCGGCACTGCAGGATCTTTTAGGAACAAACATTGAACCTCGTTTCGAGTCTCCAAGAGCAGGCGATGTAATGCATTCTTCTGCGGATACAGGCCTTTCAGAAAAAATGTTGGGATTCAAAGCGGAGTTCGACTTGCGTCTCGGACTGGCCCAAAGTATTGCATGGTATAGAGAAAATCTGTAAAAGAAAGGCTGCACAAAAAATGAAAACCCGGAGCGGGGTCAGGTAGGAGCGCCGGGTTCTCTGCCATGCGCAGCCTCGAAAGCTGGTTGGTAACTTTAGTGTACCAATATAGGCGCATTATGTCAACTACTACTTGAATAAGAGTGCTGTGCATGAGCGCATTGCTTATGATTTGCGGAATTCTATCGTTTGCGGAAGATTGAGAAGAACGAAAAAACAGCTCTGTTCCTGTGCTGGAGAGTACAGAAATAGCCAGAAGGTAGCTCCTTATCTGCCGAATCTTGGATGTATGCTCTTGGGGGGATGGTGAATAGAAAGAGTCCGACCCTAACCCCTCTACCCTCGTCGGACTCAATGGCAAACCGGACAAAAACCGGCAAATAAAGATGTAAAAAACGTTCCTCAACATACACATCTGATCTCCGGTTGTCAATTTAGAATCCACTTTAATAAAAGATTACAACTCTTAGCTTCTACATAGTCCAGTAGTCTTATTGTATGTCTTGGTTTCTAGTCTAACCTATGATGATTAAGGGATTTGATTATGCATTATTCGAAAAATACGGATGATTCCACAGGGCATGAATTCTTCTCGTCCCTCGACGCGCATCGAATTTGAGAGACCGGATCGAAAGGACAGGTGGGGGGCTCATGAAAAACGAAATCGGCCTCCGTGAGATTCACTCAGCGAAGGCCGCTGAACCGATCGAACCGTATATTCATCCGCTAAAGTATATTTACAAGCTCTATATCGAAATTCAGGTTTTTTCCTGCAAGCGGATGATTTGCGTCGAGTGTAACCGTACTATCCGTCAGGTCAGTGACAATCGCGATAAAGACGTATCCATCCGGACGATGCACTTCAACTTGTTGACCGAGCTCTGGGTTCATGTCTTCAGGCAACCGCTTTCGATCGACGACAATAATCATCTCGTCGTGTCGTTCCCCGTACGCATTCTGAGGGGCAATTTGCGCGGATTTGATTTCTCCGGGATTCATCCCGATGACTGCTTCCTCGAAACCGGGAATAACCTGGCCCTCACCGATGGTGAACTCAAGGGGATCGCGACCGGAGGAACTGTCAAATACGGATCCGTCGTCCAGTTTGGCAGTGTAGTGCACTGAAACCTTATCCCCTGATTTTGCTTCTTTCATCCTTTTCTCCTCTCCCGTAAATCCGGAGCCGTACCGGTCCCAAGTGTGCAATCGTGATTACCGGTTCGATGACTCCTCAGATAGATAGTCTTAAAAGTAATTGCTTATGTTCCGTTTGCGAAGAAAAGGCAGCTCTCATCCCGCTGATAGCAGAGGACAATCCTCGTGCACAATGCTTGCATTCACCTGCCCGACCTTCGCATCTGTCCGGGTGCTTTGCCTTTGGCGGGGTGCAGCGCATCTTATACGTTTCATAGTAGAAAAGCAAAACCGGAAGGAGCTACTGAGAAGAAAGTGCTCCAACTATGACTCTGTGATTGCTCCATGGATGAAAGAAACAGCACTCTGATCGAGAGTACTGTCCCTGTGGCACATGGCAACTTGCGTGTCTGATCTTTTGTCCTGAAGGCAGGGGTTATTTCTTTTTGCGGAGACTGTACGAACGGGGATAATAGTTGAAAGGAATATACCTTCCATACTTGCCATAACCATAAGGAAAGTACCCGAATCGTCCGTACCCGTACGGTGAATAGTATCCATATCGATAGGCTCTTCCATCTTTCCGGTGAGCCCGGTACTCAGGATTGCCCGGGGTAATTTCCCGACCATACTGATCCAGAGGGTAAGTACGCTGGCTGGGTAATTGAGGAGTCCCGCTAGGAAGCTGAGGAGGATTAACGGCCCACTGCCGAGTGTCAATGGGCTGTTGCTGTACAAACAGCGTGTAATCCGATATGGCCGAGTTCGAAAATGGAGATACCACAGAATCCGCGGAAGCAGAGTTTCCAAAACAGAGCAGCAATAGGAGAAGCGTAACAGAAGCTTTCATGATCGTCGATCCTGTGTATCGTCAATTTCACTACATAAATTAATCACTGGACCTGCCCGGACAAACCCCGGTTGACCTGTCACAAAGGTTTTCATGGCATTACTTCCTCACGGCGAATCGGATGAGCACACTTTGGTGCCGCACATCGGACAGAACTTCGAAGTCTCCAGCAGCGGATGGTGGCACGCCGTACATCTCCCCGGTGGTGTGCCATGAGATGCAGGAACAGGTTCGGGGACAACCTCTTCTTCGCTGGGTTCCGCAGGCGGAATCTCGATCATCTCCTCGGAAAGATCGTTCACCTGACGTGAAGCTGCCCCCCGATATTTGGAGACAATGATGCCACATTGGGGACATTCATCGAATTGGAAAAACTGGGGAAGGTTGCAAGCGGGACACCACCACATCTTCGCAGGTTTCGGTTTGACGGCTGGAGGTGTTTCCGAGATTGTCGGACGAGTCCTTGGGGATGATCGGTCAGGTTCGGGTCGGGCCTTCACAGGGTTTGAATCGGAAGCGATCTGCAGCGAGCCGGTAGCCGGAGCAATTTCTGAAACCGGTCTTTCCTGCACATCTGGTATCTGAAGCATACGTCCATTGCGTTGGGAGCCCGGAGCCGACAGGGATGCACTCAGAAGTTTTCCGGCATGCTTTCCGGATTCAGTGAGCCTTTCCCCAAGAGCAGGCGATCCTTGCTTTATTAATCGAATTGCCTCCGTGCCTATTTCGGAATATCTGGAGCGTGAAATTCCAAGCCATGTAGCTGCTTGCACCAGGAGTTTCTTCTCCAGGCTCTTTACCCGGCCGTCCGAAGCGGTAAGAAGCATGCCTGCCATGAGAAGCTTTTCCTTGAAAACTGCCGATTGATGTTCGAATACGCCGAGTATCTGTTCCATGGATTCCGTGGATGCTTCGGATACCATGCGATCCATTTGGGATCGGGAAAGAGCTTCTCCAAGCTTGTCCGTTGCAGAAGAGATGAATCGCTGCTCTGCATCGTGGAGATCTCCTTCTGCCAGAGAAAGCCTGATGAGAAACTTCACGATTCCGGAATGAACCGGATTGACGTCAATCTCGTCTTCCAGATCGAAGGGATTCTCCGAAAGATCGAGGTCGAATGGAGTAGGTTCCTCAAACCCGG
The sequence above is a segment of the Desulfomonile tiedjei DSM 6799 genome. Coding sequences within it:
- a CDS encoding LysR family transcriptional regulator translates to MGILEIRHLRLIKALTETENLTRAAKKFHVSQPALSQQLRELEDRLGAVLFERTGKKMIVTRMGKLVRQAAEKVLTELDRVERDIAKAVHGETGTIRVGVHCVLSFQWLPGVMRKFNNMYPHVELVLNNSHTFIRDLKSDAFDLVITAFPIDHPQMTHVRLFEDEIVAVSSHSHPMSTKKTVHESDFEGVTMISLVEKSKDLLYQYYLAPAGIKIRQFMTIEQPQAIIDLVRSGFGIALFPRWSVKKFLKSGELCASSLGQGGVRLEWRAVYLKSKKFPVYQQEFLRLVADDPLATLLQQ
- a CDS encoding MaoC/PaaZ C-terminal domain-containing protein → MPTSTMQLFISVIRNARSHGMNRAMIGHTVDQKFPPVPREAIAEFARATRDENPIYNSLLPPVPPFFIGKLVIPLVKDIWAHPSLKMNLLRTVQIFQSVTWFAPIREGDEVSVQGCIENICAAPKGEIIEISGTGRVKGQIVVQGNIGFLVKSKVRTEVHGKSDEKTRPEAFRLLLPTAEGQQLLYAKASGDNNFIHTSGVLARMAGFPRTIMHGNCTLAMICNALSKRMVDNDIAQLASLACHLGKPVFPGETLTIVGYRPENENTLPFAVFNARGKAVIHDGIFTVR
- a CDS encoding AEC family transporter, which gives rise to MLNSVVPIFALIALGCLLKRLSMIDDAFLQVSDRLVYFIFFPALLFWKIGKPAPSLGLDANLVTVTTGAVIIVFVLSLVFVYAARVPDRDVGAFCQGCFRFNTYIGIAVILAVLGESAVRVFGVLVGILIPLINVMAVSTLIWFSGESYSWSERLRMLVISIISNPLIIACALGMAYSQLRMPFPVFIDNTLAFMSMLALPMALISIGGSLTLAKLGGHLRLALVATVFKFVVMPVTGYLLIKLFNVPGTAACIAMIYFALPTSPANYILSQQLHSNPDLAGSAIILSTILSIVSISVVLLLFC
- a CDS encoding iron-sulfur cluster assembly scaffold protein, producing MSSDDAFDEVQDMILQDAAKVFSPRLIEFFLHPRNYGQLQEFNYYAAIEGSCGETVVIYILVYEGKVNRVGFVTDGCGPTMACVSAITCMAEGLPISEAAEIKAGDLIDYLGGLPEDKRDCAEVAVRALQTVLEKIG
- a CDS encoding SDR family oxidoreductase, encoding MTMNRSRRLILVTGGAGFIGSHLVEGLLERGEAVRVLDNLSTGKQENLMGLGNGRWNAHRDFEFILGDIRDRKIVQTAMNGVDAVFHQAALGSVPRSVTDPVTTQEVNADGTLNILQSARDAGVSRVVYASSSSVYGNSELLPKREGEEGLTLSPYALTKRVNEEYGRLFMGLYAFETIGLRYFNVYGPRQDPESEYAAVIPRFVTALLKKSEPIIYGTGLQSRDFTFVKDVVRANILALEAPPFACGRSFNIGCGTQATLLELLSALQDLLGTNIEPRFESPRAGDVMHSSADTGLSEKMLGFKAEFDLRLGLAQSIAWYRENL
- a CDS encoding FKBP-type peptidyl-prolyl cis-trans isomerase; this encodes MKEAKSGDKVSVHYTAKLDDGSVFDSSSGRDPLEFTIGEGQVIPGFEEAVIGMNPGEIKSAQIAPQNAYGERHDEMIIVVDRKRLPEDMNPELGQQVEVHRPDGYVFIAIVTDLTDSTVTLDANHPLAGKNLNFDIELVNIL
- a CDS encoding zinc ribbon domain-containing protein; the protein is MSTPEAHLELTLMSSRVAGLFEEAFFDRFRRRHLTDSDVLTAIGALISETRVCGGSSVAFGKVIVNEILEFLERDPEFPSGLQLECSLKSLSRMVPSLAPKLAPISIVVESKSFGKLYQATRFTEDLQRRADIFFNPLADILNLTRDMILGDDSRQLPGFEEPTPFDLDLSENPFDLEDEIDVNPVHSGIVKFLIRLSLAEGDLHDAEQRFISSATDKLGEALSRSQMDRMVSEASTESMEQILGVFEHQSAVFKEKLLMAGMLLTASDGRVKSLEKKLLVQAATWLGISRSRYSEIGTEAIRLIKQGSPALGERLTESGKHAGKLLSASLSAPGSQRNGRMLQIPDVQERPVSEIAPATGSLQIASDSNPVKARPEPDRSSPRTRPTISETPPAVKPKPAKMWWCPACNLPQFFQFDECPQCGIIVSKYRGAASRQVNDLSEEMIEIPPAEPSEEEVVPEPVPASHGTPPGRCTACHHPLLETSKFCPMCGTKVCSSDSP